TTGCCTTTGCTTCCCACCGTTTCGGGATGGACCCTGACGATACTGTAATACCTTTCATAGCAAGTCTCGGAGACCTCGTAGGTGTCATCGGGATCTTCATAGCCCTGCATTTACTGAACATTTTATAAACCAGATATGACTTTAATAGTTCCATTTTTATTGAGCACATTATTATTCAAATTATCAGGCTTCCCGACAGGGAATAATTCGAAAATTAATAATTACTATGAGGTATATACCCATAAATACCAACAATAAGGTAGAGTTGATACATAGACCATGTTCCCTAAAGAATTCAGATACAGTCCAAGGAATCTGATAGACCTTTTGACTGAGATGAAGGATACTTCCGAACTCATGGTAGACCTGGCGTACTCCGCAATGGTCTATGATGATGAGGACATTGCAGAAGAGGTGCTTAACCTTGAAGATAAAATGGATACTCTCGACTATCATATGAAAATGGCTGCAATGTTAAGCACACGCAGGGTCGATGAAGCTGAAGAACTCCTGGGAGTCCTGAAGGTTGCCGCGTCCTCTGAGAATATAGCAAATGCTGCAGGTGATATTGCCAAAATTGTCCTTATGAATATGGGCATTCCTATGGAATTGAAGGTAGCCCTCAGAGAGGCAGAAGAAACCATAGTCAGGGCAACCGTTGCTGCAGAATCCGTAATGGTCGGGCGTACTCTTGGAGACCTCGAACTTGACATAGAGACCGGGATGTGGATAATTGCAATCCGCAGAAGTGAAGACTGGATCTATGACCCTGATACTGACACCCGGATTCGCCAGGGAGACGTGTTATTTGCAAGAGGGCACGATGAGGGTGTCCCTCTATTCTTCCAGATGGCAACTACAAAAAAGTTCATCCCGAGGGAAATCGAGCACGATAAGGTCATAAAGGACCTCGAGCATGCCGTGGACATAATCGTGGACATGAAAAATATGTCTGAACTTTCTGTAGGGCTTGCATACTCTGCCATCCTTTTTGATAACGAAGACATTGCATACGAAGTAAGTGCACTGGAATCAGAAATGGATTCCATGAAGTACGAACTCCAGCACTGGGTACTTGAAACCGCAAAGCATGTTGATGATGTAAACATCCTAAGGGGAATACTGCACCTTGCCAGCGCCTCGGAAGCAATTTCAGACGCCGCCTACGGGATAGCAGATACCGTGCTCAGGGACATAGAGCTCCACCCGATCATCACCCTTGCAGTCCGCAACTCGGAAGAGGTGATCACACGGCTCCAGGTCGAAAAATGCTCCCCAATTGTAGGCAAGACCTTCTCAGAACTGAGACTGGAAACCGAAACGGGACTGCATGTGATGGCGATAAAAAGAGCTGAACGCTGGGTCTATGCCCCCAAAAGCAACACCGTTGTCCAGGCAGGGGACATGCTCATTGCCCGTGGCTCACGAATAGGAGAAGGTGCTCTGATAGAGATGTGCGAGTGCAAGTTACGCCAGTAAAAACCAGACTGTGATTCGGGACCGCACGGAATTGAAGATTTTCCGGGGATTGCAATATAATCGCAACAGTACGCCGTTCTTTTCGGCAGAGTTGCGGCTCTGCAGTACGCTGTCCTTTTCGCTTCGCTCAAGAGGTCTAACTTCTGGTTTTCAAAGCGAGCTTCAGTCGAAAGGACCACCTTATAAGCATAAAGCGAATATCTGAGCTCAGGTGAACTGATTCAAGTGTTGGTTAAACAAATTCTCAACAGGCTGCA
This window of the Methanosarcina mazei S-6 genome carries:
- a CDS encoding potassium channel family protein — encoded protein: MFPKEFRYSPRNLIDLLTEMKDTSELMVDLAYSAMVYDDEDIAEEVLNLEDKMDTLDYHMKMAAMLSTRRVDEAEELLGVLKVAASSENIANAAGDIAKIVLMNMGIPMELKVALREAEETIVRATVAAESVMVGRTLGDLELDIETGMWIIAIRRSEDWIYDPDTDTRIRQGDVLFARGHDEGVPLFFQMATTKKFIPREIEHDKVIKDLEHAVDIIVDMKNMSELSVGLAYSAILFDNEDIAYEVSALESEMDSMKYELQHWVLETAKHVDDVNILRGILHLASASEAISDAAYGIADTVLRDIELHPIITLAVRNSEEVITRLQVEKCSPIVGKTFSELRLETETGLHVMAIKRAERWVYAPKSNTVVQAGDMLIARGSRIGEGALIEMCECKLRQ